In the genome of Cryptomeria japonica chromosome 8, Sugi_1.0, whole genome shotgun sequence, one region contains:
- the LOC131041627 gene encoding protein ANTAGONIST OF LIKE HETEROCHROMATIN PROTEIN 1 isoform X1, translated as MDPVLLLMLSSLMQMQNNIQSSSSFSMTDDNAPLFFFMVATALSHAAAIYTATTDPDNDDDKGNCENHSPPPNASISVYHNLFQEQAWAMDPQVRDTQWRSTYGVSYPIFARLLDQLRYHIDPQSIRIPLHSALAMVLCRLSQGCGTRTLASQYKVNPFMVAKITNMVTRILSTKLYSKWIRMPNGQRMLQNIQGFKDLTGLPNMCGAIDGSHIKIHKRPNNESIYKCRHNFYAILLQAVSDHRKIFWDVCVRAPGGTDDSTHFRESSLFNKLISGNVLMESVITIRGNHIRPYLVGDWSYPLLSFLLTPFSLNASGAHVQNVFDAALMRGMSSVEQAIGLLKGRWRILQDLNVDLSHAPQTVVACCVLHNMCQKAGEPEPPMWMDPRENGPVARPLESEKSFHYFGESLRQALLEDLQERHQRFMLAITKSTFIAY; from the exons ATGGACCCTGTCTTGCTTCTCATGCTTTCCAGCCTCATGCAAATGCAAAACAACATTCAATCCTCCTCCTCTTTCTCCATGACTGACGACAATGCCCCTCTCTTTTTCTTCATGGTGGCAACTGCTCTCTCGCATGCCGCTGCAATCTATACCGCCACCACAGACCCAGACAATGATGACGACAAGGGTAACTGTGAAAACCATTCACCTCCTCCTAACGCCAGCATATCTGTGTACCACAATCTGTTTCAGGAGCAGGCGTGGGCAATGGACCCTCAAGTCAGAGATACTCAATGGAGGAGCACGTATGGCGTCTCATACCCAATATTTGCCCGCCTTCTCGATCAGCTCAGGTACCACATTGACCCTCAATCGATACGTATACCTCTTCATTCTGCCCTTGCAATGGTCCTCTGCAGGCTCTCGCAGGGATGTGGCACAAGAACCTTGGCCTCCCAATACAAGGTCAATCCATTTATGGTAGCCAAAATTACAAACATGGTCACAAGAATTCTTTCTACCAAGCTCTATTCTAAATGGATCAGAATGCCAAATGGGCAGAGGATGCTCCAGAATATTCAGGGGTTTAAGGATCTTACAGGCCTACCGAACATGTGTGGCGCTATAGATGGCAGCCATATCAAAATCCATAAGAGGCCTAATAATGAATCTATCTACAAATGCAGACATAATTTCTATGCAATCCTGCTCCAGGCAGTTTCGGATCATAGAAAAATATTCTGGGATGTCTGTGTTAGGGCCCCTGGGGGTACTGATGATTCAACCCACTTCAGGGAGAGTTCTCTTTTTAATAAACTGATTTCAGGGAATGTTCTGATGGAATCCGTGATTACAATTCGGGGCAATCACATTAGGCCGTACCTAGTTGGGGACTGGTCTTACCCGTTGCTTTCATTTTTGTTAACCCCCTTTTCACTCAATGCATCTGGTGCCCATGTCCAGAATGTGTTCGATGCAGCCTTGATGAGGGGGATGTCAAGTGTAGAACAGGCTATAGGATTGCTCAAGGGCCGATGGAGAATTTTGCAGGATTTGAATGTAGATTTGAGTCATGCACCTCAGACCGTTGTTGCATGTTGTGTGCTCCACAATATGTGTCAGAAGGCTGGAGAACCAGAGCCACCCATGTGGATGGATCCCAGGGAAAATGGGCCTGTTGCCAGGCCACTTGAGAGTGAGAAGTCTTTTCATTATTTTGGAGAGAGTTTGAGACAGGCTCTGCTTGAGGATCTTCAGGAAAGGCATCAAAG atttatgCTGGCGATTACCAAGTCAACATTTATAGCTTATTAA
- the LOC131041627 gene encoding protein ANTAGONIST OF LIKE HETEROCHROMATIN PROTEIN 1 isoform X2, with translation MQMQNNIQSSSSFSMTDDNAPLFFFMVATALSHAAAIYTATTDPDNDDDKGNCENHSPPPNASISVYHNLFQEQAWAMDPQVRDTQWRSTYGVSYPIFARLLDQLRYHIDPQSIRIPLHSALAMVLCRLSQGCGTRTLASQYKVNPFMVAKITNMVTRILSTKLYSKWIRMPNGQRMLQNIQGFKDLTGLPNMCGAIDGSHIKIHKRPNNESIYKCRHNFYAILLQAVSDHRKIFWDVCVRAPGGTDDSTHFRESSLFNKLISGNVLMESVITIRGNHIRPYLVGDWSYPLLSFLLTPFSLNASGAHVQNVFDAALMRGMSSVEQAIGLLKGRWRILQDLNVDLSHAPQTVVACCVLHNMCQKAGEPEPPMWMDPRENGPVARPLESEKSFHYFGESLRQALLEDLQERHQRFMLAITKSTFIAY, from the exons ATGCAAATGCAAAACAACATTCAATCCTCCTCCTCTTTCTCCATGACTGACGACAATGCCCCTCTCTTTTTCTTCATGGTGGCAACTGCTCTCTCGCATGCCGCTGCAATCTATACCGCCACCACAGACCCAGACAATGATGACGACAAGGGTAACTGTGAAAACCATTCACCTCCTCCTAACGCCAGCATATCTGTGTACCACAATCTGTTTCAGGAGCAGGCGTGGGCAATGGACCCTCAAGTCAGAGATACTCAATGGAGGAGCACGTATGGCGTCTCATACCCAATATTTGCCCGCCTTCTCGATCAGCTCAGGTACCACATTGACCCTCAATCGATACGTATACCTCTTCATTCTGCCCTTGCAATGGTCCTCTGCAGGCTCTCGCAGGGATGTGGCACAAGAACCTTGGCCTCCCAATACAAGGTCAATCCATTTATGGTAGCCAAAATTACAAACATGGTCACAAGAATTCTTTCTACCAAGCTCTATTCTAAATGGATCAGAATGCCAAATGGGCAGAGGATGCTCCAGAATATTCAGGGGTTTAAGGATCTTACAGGCCTACCGAACATGTGTGGCGCTATAGATGGCAGCCATATCAAAATCCATAAGAGGCCTAATAATGAATCTATCTACAAATGCAGACATAATTTCTATGCAATCCTGCTCCAGGCAGTTTCGGATCATAGAAAAATATTCTGGGATGTCTGTGTTAGGGCCCCTGGGGGTACTGATGATTCAACCCACTTCAGGGAGAGTTCTCTTTTTAATAAACTGATTTCAGGGAATGTTCTGATGGAATCCGTGATTACAATTCGGGGCAATCACATTAGGCCGTACCTAGTTGGGGACTGGTCTTACCCGTTGCTTTCATTTTTGTTAACCCCCTTTTCACTCAATGCATCTGGTGCCCATGTCCAGAATGTGTTCGATGCAGCCTTGATGAGGGGGATGTCAAGTGTAGAACAGGCTATAGGATTGCTCAAGGGCCGATGGAGAATTTTGCAGGATTTGAATGTAGATTTGAGTCATGCACCTCAGACCGTTGTTGCATGTTGTGTGCTCCACAATATGTGTCAGAAGGCTGGAGAACCAGAGCCACCCATGTGGATGGATCCCAGGGAAAATGGGCCTGTTGCCAGGCCACTTGAGAGTGAGAAGTCTTTTCATTATTTTGGAGAGAGTTTGAGACAGGCTCTGCTTGAGGATCTTCAGGAAAGGCATCAAAG atttatgCTGGCGATTACCAAGTCAACATTTATAGCTTATTAA